In Roseofilum reptotaenium CS-1145, the following proteins share a genomic window:
- the thrS gene encoding threonine--tRNA ligase — MPPEDSKLAQPMEQEAPQIHLPRTSESETLKKIRHTTSHIMAMAVQKLFPKAQVTIGPWIENGFYYDFDCPEPFTEKDLKAIKKEMIKIINRKLPVLREEVSREEAKARIEQLQEPYKLEILDDIQTEPITIYHLADQWWDLCAGPHVENTGDINPKAIALESVAGAYWRGDANKAQLQRIYGTAWENPEQLAEYQRRKAEALRRDHRKLGKELGLFIFSDQVGPGLPLWTPKGATVRSLLEDFLKQEQLKRGYQQVVTPHIGRVDLFKTSGHWQKYKDDLFPMMGESEAEGFVLKAMNCPFHIQIYKSQLHSYRDLPIRLAEFGTVYRYEQSGELGGLTRVRGFTQDDSHLFVTPEQLDREFLNVVDLTLTVFKTLRLSNFRARLSFRDPSLDKYIGSDEAWEKSQNAIRRAVETLGMEHFEGIGEAAFYGPKLDFIFRDALDREWQLGTVQVDYNLPERFDLTYVSEEGVRERPVMIHRAPFGSLERLVGILIEEYAGDFPLWLAPVQIRLLPVSETQLPFAQKVAEQMLNYKIRVEVDRSGERLGKQIRNAEKEKVPIMSVVGAKEMEAESLNIRTRAKGELGEMPVKEVIQRMVEAIASKDDF, encoded by the coding sequence ATGCCTCCAGAAGACTCCAAACTAGCCCAACCTATGGAACAAGAAGCGCCTCAAATCCATCTACCTCGCACCAGTGAATCGGAAACTTTAAAGAAAATCCGCCATACGACCTCCCACATCATGGCAATGGCGGTACAGAAACTTTTTCCCAAAGCCCAAGTTACGATTGGGCCTTGGATCGAAAATGGATTTTATTACGACTTTGATTGTCCAGAACCCTTTACGGAAAAAGACCTGAAGGCGATTAAAAAAGAGATGATCAAGATCATCAACCGCAAACTCCCTGTACTTCGGGAAGAGGTGAGTCGCGAAGAAGCAAAGGCGCGAATCGAACAACTGCAAGAACCCTACAAACTGGAAATCCTTGACGATATCCAAACGGAACCGATTACGATCTATCATTTAGCCGATCAATGGTGGGATTTATGCGCTGGGCCCCATGTAGAGAATACAGGAGACATTAACCCGAAGGCGATCGCCCTGGAAAGTGTTGCAGGAGCCTATTGGCGCGGCGATGCCAACAAAGCCCAGCTTCAGCGTATTTATGGTACGGCTTGGGAAAATCCCGAACAACTGGCCGAATATCAACGACGTAAAGCAGAAGCCCTCAGACGAGACCACCGAAAACTGGGTAAAGAACTGGGATTATTTATTTTTTCCGATCAAGTTGGCCCGGGCTTACCCCTGTGGACACCGAAAGGGGCAACCGTTCGCAGCTTACTCGAAGACTTCCTCAAACAAGAACAACTCAAACGGGGCTATCAACAAGTGGTTACCCCCCACATTGGGCGAGTAGACCTGTTTAAAACCTCCGGTCATTGGCAAAAATACAAAGATGACTTGTTCCCGATGATGGGAGAATCGGAAGCAGAAGGCTTTGTGCTCAAAGCCATGAACTGCCCCTTCCATATCCAAATCTATAAAAGTCAGCTCCATTCTTACCGAGATCTCCCGATTCGATTAGCTGAATTTGGCACCGTTTACCGCTACGAACAATCGGGAGAACTGGGAGGACTCACACGAGTGCGCGGGTTTACTCAAGATGACTCGCACTTATTTGTGACTCCGGAGCAGTTGGATCGGGAATTCTTAAATGTGGTAGATTTAACTCTAACTGTGTTTAAGACCTTGCGGTTAAGCAATTTCAGAGCTAGGTTAAGTTTTCGCGATCCCAGTTTAGATAAATATATTGGTTCGGACGAAGCTTGGGAAAAATCCCAAAATGCTATCCGTCGTGCGGTAGAAACATTGGGGATGGAGCATTTTGAAGGCATTGGGGAAGCGGCCTTTTATGGGCCAAAACTCGATTTTATTTTCCGAGATGCCCTAGACCGGGAATGGCAGTTGGGAACGGTGCAAGTGGATTATAATTTACCAGAACGCTTCGATCTGACCTATGTTTCGGAGGAAGGGGTTCGCGAACGTCCGGTGATGATTCACCGCGCTCCATTTGGTTCTTTGGAACGCTTAGTGGGGATTTTAATTGAGGAATATGCAGGCGATTTTCCCCTCTGGTTAGCTCCGGTGCAGATTCGGTTGTTACCGGTGAGCGAAACACAATTGCCCTTTGCTCAAAAGGTTGCCGAGCAAATGCTCAATTACAAGATTCGAGTGGAAGTGGATCGCAGTGGAGAGCGGTTGGGTAAACAAATTCGCAATGCAGAGAAAGAAAAGGTTCCCATTATGAGTGTTGTTGGTGCGAAGGAAATGGAAGCTGAGAGCCTCAATATTCGCACTCGCGCTAAGGGAGAATTGGGTGAAATGCCCGTAAAAGAAGTGATTCAGAGGATGGTAGAGGCGATCGCCTCTAAAGACGATTTTTAA
- the recJ gene encoding single-stranded-DNA-specific exonuclease RecJ produces MKPTATWQLAPKFELPNWFVQEIAQFTPQLSRCHHLAQILWQRGIQNRETLAHFLSAGQYIPTSPFEFGEEMQQAVARLEQARIQGENVTIWGDFDADGVTSTAVLLDGLGQFFAAANLDYYIPNRLTESHGLNAPGIERLAEQGTQLIVTCDTGSTNLVEVELAQRLGIDVMITDHHTLPVLRPPVTAIINPRYLADDHPLFHLSGVAVAYKLVEALYQQFPDIPQSPLDELLDLVAIGLIADLVQLKGDCRYLAQRGIECLQRDYLRPPEARRRPGIGRLLDLCRKTGDRPTDISFGIGPRINAVSRIYGDATFCVELLTNRDLKTCHQLAESAELANTRRKEIQQSMVQDAIFEVSQLDLSTTQAIVLHKPEWPAGVLGLVASQIAQEYHKPTILLSSEAGSKFAQGSARSVANIDLYQLVNSQSHLLHRFGGHPFAAGLSLPLENLPLFTEGINQELNRTLASGDRSPILDIDLELTVADLGKELFQELKFLEPCGMGNSVPQILIKNCRFTNVFNANIKDSKGNKVKYIKTQFILTDSSSNPGIPGLWWGHYQEDIPPGESHVVVELDFNDYQKYHVRIIDLVPAKQEQLSTANPESTPMLDWRTQKLDEPDKITESDPWVITENPVSWQEIEGWLEQANQQQKTVAIAYDSFTPHNPLEVWKKLVGIAKYLSRTQESISLNFLQDRLQVTERALQLGLNALSQIGFSITRQEQCLNMSYNSRTKFSDVSLIYTFLSAVQEEQFRRQYFAQISLETLQQGTSSALR; encoded by the coding sequence ATGAAACCGACTGCAACGTGGCAACTTGCTCCTAAATTTGAGCTTCCCAACTGGTTTGTGCAGGAAATTGCCCAGTTCACCCCCCAACTTTCCCGATGTCATCACTTGGCACAAATTTTGTGGCAACGGGGAATTCAAAACCGTGAGACTTTAGCTCATTTCCTCTCTGCTGGGCAGTATATCCCGACTAGCCCGTTTGAATTTGGCGAAGAAATGCAACAAGCCGTTGCGCGGTTAGAACAAGCAAGAATTCAGGGAGAAAACGTTACTATTTGGGGAGATTTTGATGCAGATGGAGTGACTTCTACTGCTGTTTTACTCGACGGCTTGGGGCAATTTTTCGCGGCGGCAAACTTAGACTATTATATTCCGAATCGCTTAACCGAATCCCATGGCTTAAATGCTCCTGGAATCGAACGCTTGGCAGAGCAAGGAACCCAACTGATTGTCACTTGCGATACGGGAAGTACGAATTTAGTGGAAGTGGAATTAGCACAACGTTTAGGCATTGATGTGATGATCACCGATCATCATACTTTACCAGTGCTGCGTCCTCCTGTTACTGCCATTATTAACCCCCGCTATCTGGCTGACGATCATCCCCTGTTCCATTTATCTGGGGTAGCGGTGGCTTATAAATTGGTGGAAGCTCTATATCAACAGTTTCCTGATATTCCGCAATCTCCCTTAGATGAGCTGCTTGACTTAGTGGCGATCGGATTAATCGCTGATTTAGTCCAGCTTAAAGGAGATTGTCGCTATTTAGCCCAACGGGGAATTGAGTGCTTACAGCGCGATTATCTGCGTCCTCCTGAAGCCCGTCGTCGTCCTGGAATTGGGCGTTTATTGGACTTGTGCAGAAAAACCGGCGATCGCCCCACGGATATTTCTTTTGGTATTGGGCCTAGAATTAACGCCGTCAGTCGCATTTATGGTGATGCCACTTTTTGCGTGGAATTGCTGACCAATCGAGACTTAAAAACCTGCCATCAGTTAGCCGAATCTGCTGAACTGGCGAATACTCGACGCAAAGAAATTCAGCAGAGTATGGTTCAAGATGCCATCTTTGAAGTCTCCCAATTAGATCTATCCACAACTCAAGCCATTGTCCTACACAAACCTGAATGGCCGGCTGGTGTACTCGGTTTAGTCGCCTCTCAAATTGCCCAAGAATACCATAAACCGACGATTTTATTAAGTAGTGAAGCTGGGTCTAAATTTGCTCAAGGATCGGCTCGTTCTGTCGCTAACATTGACCTGTATCAATTAGTCAATAGCCAATCCCATTTACTCCATCGATTTGGCGGTCATCCCTTCGCCGCCGGTTTAAGCTTACCCCTAGAAAATTTACCTCTATTTACGGAAGGTATTAATCAAGAACTTAATCGTACCTTAGCATCTGGCGATCGCTCCCCCATTCTCGATATTGACCTCGAATTAACGGTTGCCGATCTAGGTAAAGAACTCTTTCAAGAACTCAAATTTCTAGAACCCTGTGGCATGGGAAACTCCGTACCACAGATTTTGATTAAGAATTGCCGGTTCACTAATGTTTTTAATGCCAATATCAAAGATAGCAAGGGCAATAAGGTTAAATATATTAAAACCCAGTTTATTTTAACTGACTCCAGCAGCAATCCGGGAATTCCGGGATTGTGGTGGGGACATTATCAAGAGGATATTCCTCCTGGTGAATCTCATGTGGTGGTTGAGTTGGATTTTAATGACTATCAGAAATATCATGTGCGCATCATTGATTTAGTTCCCGCCAAACAAGAGCAGTTATCCACAGCTAACCCTGAATCAACACCGATGTTAGATTGGCGTACCCAGAAACTCGATGAACCGGACAAGATTACTGAGTCTGATCCTTGGGTGATTACTGAAAATCCAGTCAGTTGGCAAGAAATTGAAGGATGGTTAGAGCAAGCGAATCAACAGCAAAAAACGGTCGCGATCGCCTATGACTCTTTTACGCCCCATAACCCCCTTGAAGTCTGGAAAAAGTTAGTCGGTATTGCCAAATATTTAAGTCGGACTCAAGAGTCCATATCTCTCAATTTTCTGCAAGATCGGCTTCAAGTAACGGAAAGAGCTTTGCAGTTGGGATTAAATGCTTTATCTCAGATTGGGTTTAGTATTACTCGACAAGAACAATGCTTAAATATGAGCTACAATTCTAGAACTAAGTTCTCTGATGTTAGCCTCATCTATACCTTTCTCTCTGCTGTGCAAGAAGAACAGTTTCGCCGCCAATATTTTGCCCAAATCTCCCTCGAAACCCTGCAACAGGGAACCTCAAGTGCTTTGCGCTAG